Genomic window (Propionibacteriaceae bacterium ZF39):
CGACAGCATCAAGCGGGTCGCGAAGCGCGTCCTGGCAACCAAACAGGCCGGCAACGATGTCGTCGTCGTGATCTCGGCCATGGGTGACACCACCGACGACCTGTTGGATCTGGCCCTCCAGGTCTCCCCGATGCCCGCCGCTCGTGAGTTGGACATGTTGCTCACCACGGGCGAGCGTCAGAGCGCTGCGCTGCTGGCGATGGCCCTGCACGACCTGGGTGTGGAGGCGAAGTCCTACACCGGCTCGCAGGCCGGTGTCATCACCACCGGCAAGCACGGCGATGCGCGCATCATCGACATCACTCCCGGTCGCATCCACGCCTCGCTCGATGAGGGCTCCATCGTCATCGTCGCGGGATTCCAGGGTGTCTCCCAGGACACCAAGGACGTGACGACCCTGGGTCGTGGCGCCTCCGACACCACGGCCGTCGCCCTGGCGGCGGCCCTGGGTGCCGACTACTGCGAGATCTACACCGATGTCGACGGCATCTTCACCGCCGACCCCCGGATCTGCCCGAAGGCGCGGCAGGTGCCCCAGATCTCCTATGAGGAGATGATGGAGCTCGCCGCCTCGGGCGCGAAGGTGCTCCACCTGCGGTGTGTGGAGTACGCCCGCCGCGAGAACGTGAAGATCCACGTCCGCTCCTCCTTCTCCGAACGTCCCGGCACCTGGGTCATGGACCTGGCCGACATCTCTCCGCTCACCGACAAGGAAGGCAACCCGATGGAACAGCCGCTGATCTCCGGCGTGGCCCACACCCTCAGCGAGGCCCAGATCACGGTGGTCGGCGTGCCCGACCGCGTGGGCGAGGCGGCCACCATCTTCGACGCGATCGCCGCTCGGGGCATCAACATCGACACGATCGTGCAGAACGTGTCCCGCATCTCCAGCAACCGCACCGATATCTCGTTCACCCTTGAGACCGCCGACGCGCGCGCTGCGATGGAGACCCTCACCTCGATCAAGGAGCAGGTCGGGTTCGAGGAGATGCTGTTCGACGACCAGATCGGCAAGGTCAGCGTCATCGGTGTCGGCATGAAGTCCCACCCGGGCGTGACCGCCCGGTTCTTCCGCGCACTCGCCGATGCCGGCGTCAACCTCGGCATGATCTCCACCTCCGAGATCCGCATCTCGGTGGTCGTCGACGCGGGCTCCGTGCAGACCGCCGTCCAGGCGGCGCACGCGGCGTTCGGGCTGGATGCCGATGGTGAAGCGGTCGTCTATGCGGGGACGGGCCGTTGACGATGTCCCCATCCACCTACGGCGCCATTGCCTCTGTCATCGGTGTTCTCTATCTGCTTGCCCTGATCGGCCTCGGCATCTTCGGGGCGCTCCGGACCAGTGGACGGACCCGTGCCCTGCTGCTCGCAGGAGTCGGCGTGCTGGTGGTGGAACGACTGGTCGGTTTCCTCTTTCCCCTCCTGATCGGTGCGATCGCGCGCAGCGGCAACCAGATGTGGACCTTCCAGATCATCTGGAACCTGTTCGGGACCCTGCTTGGGCTCGCCGGTGTCGCCCTGCTCATCCTTGCTGCGATCAGCGCCCAGACCGCGCGGGCGGGGTTCTCCTCCGGCGGTCAGTCCGGCAGCTATCCCGGCGGGCAGCCGGGCGGCGGTGGATATCCGGGCGGTGGGGCGTACCCCGGTGGTCCGCAGGGACCGCAGGGGCCGCAGCAGCCGGGGCCCCCTGGCGGCTCCTGGCAGTGACACCGCGCTGAGCAACAGGGAGCTCTCCGCATGGATTATCACTATTCGCCGCTGCAGGCGGTCTTCGACGGCTGGATCCTGCTGTTGGTGATCGCCTGCACCGTCGTCTCCGCGCTCAGGTTGCGCGGACGACGGCGGGGGCTGGTCACGATCGGCTTCGCCCTCTGGGTCATCGCCACGCTGTTCTGGATGCCGGCGCTGGCCGGACGCGTGTTCGAACCGCTCCTGCTCGTCATGGACTACGAACTCGTCTGGCAGCTGCCCCTGATCCCCTGGCTCATCGGGGCCGTCCTCATCGCGGTCGGTGTCTTCCTGTCACCGACACCTGCGCCGCCCCGGGCCTGGGCGCCACCCCCGAACCCGCCACCCGGACCCGCGCCCCAGGAGGGTCCGCGATGAGCCTGCTCGTCATGACCCTGGCCGCAGTCGTGCTGACCCTGCTCGCTGTCGTCGGGATGGTACGCCTCAGCGGTCGCGTCCGCGTGTGGTTCACCGTGGGCATGCTGGCGCTCGCCCTCACGTGGTTCATCCCCGTGATCCTGTCGATCCTGCTCATGCAGGCCGGCCTCGACGCCCTGCCCTGGCCGACGAGCGCCATTCTCAACGTCGTGCTCCACAGCGCCGGGGCCGGGCTGTTGCTCATCGCCGCCCTCAGCCGCGACCCGCGCTGACACCGGTCCCGCGATCCGCGTGGACCTCTTCCTCTGGGACGGGGCGGGGCGGGGGTCTGTGCGGATTTTTGTGTTTGACGGTGGCGTGGCTCGCGTGCTTGGGCGCGCGGTGAAGGGAAGTCTCACGT
Coding sequences:
- a CDS encoding aspartate kinase, whose amino-acid sequence is MSRVVQKFGGSSVADADSIKRVAKRVLATKQAGNDVVVVISAMGDTTDDLLDLALQVSPMPAARELDMLLTTGERQSAALLAMALHDLGVEAKSYTGSQAGVITTGKHGDARIIDITPGRIHASLDEGSIVIVAGFQGVSQDTKDVTTLGRGASDTTAVALAAALGADYCEIYTDVDGIFTADPRICPKARQVPQISYEEMMELAASGAKVLHLRCVEYARRENVKIHVRSSFSERPGTWVMDLADISPLTDKEGNPMEQPLISGVAHTLSEAQITVVGVPDRVGEAATIFDAIAARGINIDTIVQNVSRISSNRTDISFTLETADARAAMETLTSIKEQVGFEEMLFDDQIGKVSVIGVGMKSHPGVTARFFRALADAGVNLGMISTSEIRISVVVDAGSVQTAVQAAHAAFGLDADGEAVVYAGTGR